Proteins co-encoded in one Spirosoma endbachense genomic window:
- a CDS encoding SusC/RagA family TonB-linked outer membrane protein, with protein sequence MLSCFTGLPTLGLVVCLTFSGQSATALPVFAPQPIHSPARVTDNTTRLLTDALKDLKQLFGVDILYGDQLVRGLVVPTNIIDQKVDLEENLKMVLKNTGLRYRKVKNGAYLITGHRVDKGLSTSIIGLPGVSATGSLTSLETTDVNAKPGLSNAVSEKNLQAIDQAIAGQVIDENKAGLPGVNVLLKGTTRGTTTDVDGKFKLTISEGGNATLVFSLVGYTSQEIAIGTKSTIDIQLMPDNKTLNEVVVVGYGTVKKSDITGSLGSVSAKELTAYPTINAVQGLQGRTPGVQVLQNSGEPGTTLSVRIRGGNSLQGSNEPLYVVDGFALSGAPNAISPNDIESMEVLKDASATAIYGSRGANGVIIITTKRGKAGKTQISLDSYYAVQQVNKKINLMNAQEFATLANERAINDGFAPYFTPDQISAFGRSPGTDWQDVIFRQAPMQNHTLSVTGGNENTQYAVSGNYFGQQGIIRGSDYNRENFRVNLNQKLGDKVRLFYNAVLTNTDRSQLLNDNGQKGSTVISAALGSPPTIAPYDNLGNYSYVKPYAFSPNSLENPLALAEARHQKNNEVYILTSAAVSYEPVKNLTLRSSIGIENSSIRGDFYSPAVISTTPAGSATITYGSRANILNENTATYMPQLPANHELTLLGGVTYQQEKSRSFATSSTGFNYEGLESENIGVGSNPGVPTSTSYKWALFSYLARANYSYKSRYLLTASIRADGSSRFGVNNKWGYFPSAAFGWRIIDEPFAQNIRTISDLKLRLSYGITGNTALLPYQTLFTLSPVNTVYNDQLYVGQLTGSLLVNPDLKWESTGQFNAGLDIAILRNRFSLTLDYYQKNTRDLLATVPLQQSTGYTSTIQNIGQIRNSGIELGLNANLINRKAIKWDLNVNFTRNRNEVVQLAGGSDVFGTLLQQPLSVAVNLIRVGQPVGVFYGYLENGLDEKGAIKYQDLNGDGAITLADKTIIGNPNPNFLYNFNTNISVKDFTLTMFWLGKQGGDIFNANLTNQASSMYFGENQIKDVFDNHWTVANPNPNARYPKISASTSFKESNRFVEDGSFLRLKNIQLAYNVPTTKWDLKWLRSAQLYVSGQNLLTFANYSWFDPEVNTLGGASSISVGIDQTGYPSARTYTIGARIGF encoded by the coding sequence ATGCTTTCCTGTTTTACTGGCCTTCCAACGCTGGGGCTGGTAGTTTGCCTGACTTTTTCCGGTCAATCAGCTACTGCTTTGCCCGTTTTCGCCCCGCAGCCGATTCATTCGCCTGCCAGAGTTACCGACAATACGACACGATTATTAACCGACGCCCTGAAAGATCTCAAACAACTTTTCGGGGTAGATATCCTGTATGGCGATCAGCTCGTGCGGGGTCTGGTCGTACCGACCAATATCATTGATCAGAAAGTCGACCTGGAAGAAAACCTGAAAATGGTTCTCAAGAATACCGGGCTTCGCTATCGTAAAGTAAAAAACGGGGCTTATTTAATAACTGGACATCGGGTAGATAAAGGCCTGTCTACCAGTATAATAGGTTTGCCAGGTGTTAGCGCCACCGGATCATTGACCAGCCTGGAAACAACGGACGTCAACGCAAAGCCGGGCTTGTCCAATGCAGTCTCGGAGAAGAATCTACAGGCAATTGACCAGGCCATTGCTGGGCAGGTTATCGATGAAAACAAGGCTGGATTACCGGGTGTCAATGTGCTCTTGAAAGGGACAACTCGAGGAACTACAACGGACGTCGACGGGAAATTTAAACTGACTATCTCGGAAGGAGGGAATGCTACTCTGGTTTTTTCGCTGGTGGGATACACGTCTCAGGAAATCGCTATCGGCACGAAGTCGACGATCGATATTCAATTAATGCCCGATAATAAAACCCTAAATGAAGTCGTCGTCGTCGGGTATGGAACCGTTAAGAAAAGTGACATTACTGGCTCGCTGGGTTCGGTGTCGGCCAAAGAATTGACGGCCTATCCAACCATTAATGCCGTTCAGGGACTACAGGGACGCACTCCCGGTGTACAGGTTTTACAGAACTCGGGCGAACCCGGTACAACCCTGAGTGTACGCATTCGGGGCGGTAACTCATTGCAAGGAAGTAACGAACCGCTATATGTCGTAGATGGCTTTGCCTTGTCGGGTGCGCCAAACGCCATCAGTCCAAACGATATTGAATCGATGGAGGTCCTGAAAGATGCCTCGGCAACGGCTATCTATGGCTCCAGAGGGGCGAATGGTGTTATCATCATTACAACCAAACGCGGTAAAGCGGGCAAAACCCAGATATCGCTGGATAGTTATTATGCTGTGCAGCAGGTAAATAAAAAAATAAACCTGATGAACGCTCAGGAGTTTGCTACGTTAGCCAACGAACGGGCAATCAATGATGGCTTTGCCCCTTATTTTACCCCCGACCAGATTAGTGCCTTTGGGCGGTCACCGGGCACCGATTGGCAGGACGTTATCTTCCGCCAGGCACCGATGCAGAACCATACGCTGTCGGTAACGGGAGGAAATGAGAATACGCAATATGCGGTGTCGGGCAATTATTTTGGCCAACAGGGTATTATTCGGGGCTCAGATTACAACCGGGAAAATTTCCGTGTCAATCTGAATCAGAAGCTGGGGGATAAAGTCCGCCTGTTCTATAACGCGGTACTGACCAATACGGATCGCTCCCAGTTGTTGAACGACAACGGACAGAAAGGCAGTACAGTAATATCGGCTGCGCTGGGTTCCCCACCCACTATTGCTCCCTATGATAATTTGGGTAATTACAGTTATGTGAAGCCCTATGCGTTCAGTCCTAACAGCCTGGAGAATCCACTGGCGCTGGCCGAAGCCCGGCACCAGAAAAACAACGAAGTCTATATCCTGACCAGTGCCGCAGTTAGTTATGAGCCCGTTAAAAACCTGACCCTACGCTCATCGATCGGTATCGAAAATAGCTCGATCCGGGGCGATTTTTATTCCCCGGCTGTAATTTCAACGACCCCCGCCGGTTCGGCAACTATTACCTACGGCAGTCGGGCCAATATCCTGAATGAAAATACGGCTACGTATATGCCTCAACTTCCAGCCAATCACGAGTTAACGCTATTAGGAGGTGTTACGTATCAGCAGGAAAAAAGCCGTTCGTTTGCAACCAGTTCTACCGGCTTCAATTACGAAGGACTGGAATCGGAGAATATCGGCGTAGGGAGCAATCCAGGTGTACCGACCAGCACTTCCTACAAATGGGCACTTTTCTCCTATCTGGCCCGCGCTAACTATTCCTATAAAAGTCGGTATCTGCTGACGGCCAGTATTCGGGCAGATGGTTCATCCCGCTTTGGCGTCAATAACAAATGGGGCTACTTCCCCTCAGCGGCCTTTGGCTGGCGTATCATCGATGAACCATTTGCCCAGAATATACGAACCATTTCAGACTTAAAACTTCGTCTTTCTTACGGGATCACGGGTAACACGGCTCTTTTGCCCTACCAGACGCTGTTTACGTTAAGCCCCGTCAACACGGTCTACAATGATCAGCTTTACGTGGGCCAGTTAACGGGTTCTTTGCTCGTCAATCCTGATCTGAAATGGGAGTCGACCGGGCAATTTAACGCGGGTTTGGACATTGCCATTTTACGAAACCGGTTTTCCTTAACCCTCGATTACTACCAGAAAAACACGCGGGATCTACTGGCTACCGTACCGCTTCAACAATCAACCGGCTACACCAGTACCATACAAAATATCGGACAAATTCGTAACAGCGGCATCGAGTTGGGGTTAAACGCCAACCTGATCAATAGGAAAGCCATCAAGTGGGATTTAAACGTCAATTTTACCCGGAATCGCAACGAAGTGGTTCAACTCGCAGGCGGAAGTGATGTGTTTGGCACACTCCTGCAACAGCCACTGTCGGTAGCCGTTAACCTGATCCGGGTTGGCCAGCCCGTGGGGGTTTTCTATGGGTATCTGGAAAACGGTCTGGATGAAAAAGGGGCTATTAAATACCAGGACCTGAATGGGGATGGGGCTATTACCCTGGCCGACAAGACCATTATCGGCAATCCGAACCCCAATTTTCTGTATAACTTCAACACAAACATTTCTGTCAAAGATTTCACCCTTACAATGTTCTGGCTGGGGAAACAGGGCGGAGATATTTTCAATGCCAACTTGACCAATCAGGCCAGTAGCATGTACTTTGGCGAAAACCAGATTAAAGATGTCTTCGATAATCACTGGACAGTGGCCAATCCAAACCCCAACGCCAGGTATCCGAAGATCAGCGCCAGTACATCCTTTAAGGAGTCGAATCGATTTGTAGAGGACGGTTCCTTCCTGCGCCTGAAGAATATACAATTGGCCTACAATGTACCAACAACCAAATGGGATTTGAAATGGCTCCGCAGTGCGCAGCTCTATGTGAGTGGCCAGAATTTGCTCACGTTTGCCAACTATTCCTGGTTTGATCCGGAGGTCAATACGCTGGGAGGGGCTTCCTCCATTTCGGTGGGCATCGACCAAACCGGCTACCCCTCCGCCCGTACCTATACGATTGGTGCCCGCATTGGTTTCTAA